A genomic stretch from Haemophilus parainfluenzae ATCC 33392 includes:
- a CDS encoding DUF2322 family protein, which translates to MNFKDILETLPSIDHLTGLDVLNGETVIHHIPAAPGKLGSLRLYHALAEKFNGKLDRTSAQQGIEWFAEHVEDAKQNPGKHPNIDLLFKVAAEDVIYSLVPLK; encoded by the coding sequence ATGAACTTTAAAGACATTTTAGAGACTTTACCAAGCATTGATCATCTAACAGGTTTAGACGTATTAAACGGTGAAACAGTGATTCATCATATTCCCGCTGCGCCAGGTAAGTTAGGTTCGCTTCGTCTTTATCATGCGTTAGCAGAAAAATTTAATGGGAAATTAGACCGCACTTCTGCACAACAAGGCATTGAGTGGTTTGCTGAACACGTTGAAGATGCGAAGCAAAATCCTGGAAAACACCCGAATATTGATTTATTGTTTAAGGTAGCGGCGGAGGATGTAATTTATTCGCTTGTACCATTAAAATAA
- the plsY gene encoding glycerol-3-phosphate 1-O-acyltransferase PlsY yields MSLFALFYMIFAYLLGSISSAILICKVAGLPDPRKNGSHNPGATNVLRIGGRWAALAVLICDILKGMLPVWAGYYLGLTQFELGMVALGACLGHIFPIFFQFKGGKGVATAFGAIAPISWGVAGSTIGTWLLVFLISRYSSLSAVITALLVPFYVWWLKPEFTFPVALVCCLLIYRHHDNIQRLWRGQEDKMWGKSKKK; encoded by the coding sequence ATGAGCCTATTTGCCCTTTTTTATATGATTTTTGCTTATTTACTGGGTTCGATTTCCAGTGCAATTTTGATTTGTAAGGTTGCAGGTTTGCCTGACCCACGAAAAAATGGATCTCATAATCCTGGTGCAACAAATGTATTACGTATTGGCGGACGTTGGGCGGCCCTCGCAGTATTAATTTGCGATATTTTAAAAGGGATGCTACCGGTTTGGGCGGGGTATTATTTAGGGCTCACGCAATTTGAATTAGGCATGGTGGCATTAGGAGCCTGTTTAGGACACATTTTCCCTATTTTCTTTCAGTTTAAAGGAGGAAAAGGTGTGGCGACCGCATTCGGTGCCATTGCGCCCATCTCTTGGGGTGTAGCTGGATCAACGATAGGTACGTGGTTATTAGTCTTTTTAATTAGTCGATATTCCTCATTAAGTGCTGTGATCACGGCTCTTCTTGTGCCATTTTACGTTTGGTGGCTTAAACCTGAATTTACCTTCCCCGTTGCCTTAGTTTGCTGCTTGCTGATTTATCGCCACCACGACAATATTCAGCGCTTGTGGCGAGGCCAAGAAGATAAAATGTGGGGAAAATCTAAAAAGAAATAA
- a CDS encoding MmcQ/YjbR family DNA-binding protein has product MNQVQQIFDYAAKQYATQPEYLWSKFPEYAILRHGNGKGKWYALIGKITKIRLGLQEEGTTDFINLKCPPDMVSILQQSPNFLPAYHMNKTHWLTIVLDHGVETEEIFKLLDWSYDLTK; this is encoded by the coding sequence TTGAATCAAGTACAACAAATATTTGATTATGCTGCCAAACAATATGCTACGCAGCCAGAATATCTTTGGTCGAAATTTCCAGAATATGCAATCTTGCGTCATGGCAATGGTAAAGGAAAATGGTATGCACTTATCGGCAAAATTACGAAGATTAGATTGGGTTTACAAGAAGAAGGCACAACAGATTTCATCAATCTCAAATGTCCACCCGATATGGTAAGCATCTTACAGCAATCACCTAATTTCTTACCCGCTTACCATATGAACAAAACCCATTGGCTAACAATTGTGTTAGATCATGGCGTAGAAACCGAAGAAATCTTTAAGTTGTTGGATTGGAGTTACGACTTAACAAAGTAG
- a CDS encoding 1-acylglycerol-3-phosphate O-acyltransferase yields MLKIARILIVALCCILICVLGTIYSFIRFRNPSNVGIMARWFGRLFPLLGLNVEHRFPQNKENMPRCIYIGNHQNNFDMVTISYMVLPRTVSVGKKSLIWIPFFGILYWVTGNIFLDRENRSKAHSTMTELARRINKDNLSIWMFPEGTRSRGRGLLPFKTGAFHAAIAAGVPIVPVVCSTTHNKIDLNRWDNGKVICEMMEPIDTSSYTKDNVRELASYCHDLMEKRIAELDAEIAQGK; encoded by the coding sequence ATGTTAAAAATCGCCAGAATTCTCATCGTTGCACTTTGTTGTATTTTAATTTGTGTGCTTGGTACGATCTATTCCTTTATTCGTTTCAGAAACCCAAGCAATGTGGGCATTATGGCTCGCTGGTTTGGACGTTTATTCCCTTTATTGGGCTTAAATGTAGAACACCGCTTTCCACAAAATAAAGAGAATATGCCGCGCTGTATTTACATCGGTAACCACCAAAATAATTTCGATATGGTGACTATCTCTTACATGGTACTTCCACGCACGGTAAGTGTGGGTAAAAAAAGCCTAATTTGGATTCCATTCTTCGGTATTTTATATTGGGTGACGGGCAATATTTTCTTAGATCGTGAAAATCGTTCTAAAGCACATAGTACCATGACTGAGCTTGCTCGCCGTATCAATAAAGATAATCTATCAATTTGGATGTTCCCTGAAGGTACACGTAGCCGTGGTCGTGGTTTATTGCCATTCAAAACAGGCGCATTCCATGCAGCGATTGCGGCTGGCGTACCAATCGTGCCTGTGGTGTGCTCGACAACCCATAACAAAATTGATTTAAATCGTTGGGATAATGGTAAAGTGATTTGTGAAATGATGGAGCCGATTGATACTTCATCCTACACAAAAGACAATGTACGCGAACTTGCCTCTTACTGCCACGATTTAATGGAAAAACGCATCGCCGAACTCGATGCTGAAATTGCACAAGGAAAATAA
- a CDS encoding ATP-binding cassette domain-containing protein — MLSLKNVRFEILRDPIVRDFSMDLQPGEVKTLFGPSGCGKTTVLRLISGLETPKSGEIKNTFRKTGFLFQENRLLENLTAMQNIAIFMDEPNEHEIIALAEKIGLSSGDLNKYPTELSGGMAKRVAFLRLLLCGCDLALLDEPFVGLDRDLRNILATMLVEKIEQQGMACILVTHDRFEAARLSREIMQLSPKGMDIQNVITLPTPLSKRNSAFEETVVAREFQGIHYYE, encoded by the coding sequence ATGCTGAGTTTAAAAAATGTGCGTTTTGAAATTCTCCGCGATCCCATCGTGCGCGATTTCAGTATGGATTTACAACCAGGCGAAGTAAAAACCTTATTCGGCCCAAGCGGTTGTGGCAAAACGACTGTGCTGCGTTTAATTTCAGGTTTGGAAACGCCAAAATCGGGTGAAATCAAGAATACATTTCGTAAAACGGGCTTTCTGTTTCAAGAAAATCGTCTATTGGAAAATCTCACGGCTATGCAGAATATTGCCATTTTTATGGATGAACCAAATGAACATGAAATCATTGCGCTGGCAGAAAAGATTGGGCTTTCTTCGGGTGATTTAAATAAATACCCGACCGAATTATCGGGTGGAATGGCAAAACGCGTGGCATTTTTGCGTCTATTACTATGCGGCTGTGATTTAGCCTTATTGGACGAACCTTTTGTCGGTTTGGATCGCGATTTACGTAATATTTTAGCCACTATGTTAGTGGAAAAAATTGAGCAACAAGGCATGGCCTGTATTTTAGTGACGCATGATCGTTTTGAAGCGGCTCGATTAAGCCGAGAAATCATGCAGCTTTCTCCAAAAGGGATGGATATACAAAATGTGATTACTTTGCCAACGCCATTATCTAAACGCAATTCAGCCTTTGAAGAAACCGTAGTCGCACGCGAATTTCAAGGAATCCATTATTATGAATAA
- a CDS encoding cation diffusion facilitator family transporter has product MSNHHSHEHHDYSSHEHIPQDKKILALSFAIITGFMVVEFVGGYWFNSLALMADAGHMANDSLSLFLALLALFLSAQKQRYIALLNSGSLIIVALMILFEAIQRWQNPIEMMALPMLGVASLGLLINLLVAKIMLNSDHDNLNIKAAYLHVLTDLFGSIIAILSGLSAYFLGWLWVDPLASMILSVLVLKSGMSAFRLALKNI; this is encoded by the coding sequence ATGTCCAACCATCATTCTCATGAACATCATGACTATTCATCTCATGAGCATATTCCACAAGATAAAAAAATCTTAGCCCTCAGTTTTGCCATCATTACTGGCTTTATGGTTGTCGAATTTGTTGGTGGCTACTGGTTTAACAGTTTGGCACTCATGGCTGATGCGGGACACATGGCAAATGATAGTTTATCGTTATTTTTAGCCTTGCTAGCATTGTTTTTATCCGCTCAAAAACAACGATACATTGCCTTACTTAATAGCGGCTCATTGATTATCGTGGCATTGATGATTTTATTTGAGGCGATTCAACGCTGGCAAAATCCCATCGAAATGATGGCATTACCGATGCTTGGCGTGGCATCTCTCGGATTATTGATAAACCTTCTCGTGGCAAAGATCATGTTGAACAGCGATCATGATAATCTCAATATCAAAGCAGCTTATCTACATGTACTGACCGATTTATTCGGTTCCATTATTGCGATACTTTCGGGGCTCAGTGCCTATTTTCTGGGATGGTTATGGGTTGATCCGCTAGCAAGCATGATATTAAGCGTACTGGTATTAAAAAGTGGGATGAGTGCGTTCCGTTTGGCGCTTAAAAACATCTAA
- the rpoH gene encoding RNA polymerase sigma factor RpoH gives MNKETQMMLVPQGSIEAYIRAANEYPMLTAEEEKSLAERLYYDGDIEAAKKLVLSHLRFVIHVARGYSGYGLPQADLIQEGNIGLMKAVKRFNPEVGVRLVSFAVHWIKAEIHEYVLRNWRIVKVATTKAQRKLFFNLRKTKQRLGWFNENEVDMVANELGVSKEDVIEMESRMTGADVGFDLPTDDDDEAYVPSLYLEDKSSNFAAELESENFEEQATEKLGTALANLDERSQDIIKARWLDDEKATLHDLAAKYNVSAERIRQLEANALKKLKSAVDF, from the coding sequence ATGAATAAAGAAACTCAAATGATGTTAGTACCTCAAGGTAGCATCGAAGCTTATATTCGAGCAGCAAACGAATATCCGATGCTGACTGCAGAGGAAGAAAAAAGCTTAGCAGAACGTTTGTATTATGACGGTGATATTGAAGCAGCGAAAAAATTAGTTTTATCACACTTACGTTTTGTTATTCATGTTGCGCGTGGTTATTCAGGTTATGGATTACCGCAAGCAGATTTAATTCAAGAAGGTAACATCGGATTAATGAAAGCGGTAAAACGTTTTAATCCGGAAGTGGGTGTTCGCCTTGTATCTTTTGCGGTGCATTGGATCAAAGCTGAAATCCACGAATATGTCCTTCGCAACTGGCGTATTGTGAAAGTCGCAACCACAAAAGCACAACGTAAATTGTTCTTTAACCTACGTAAAACTAAACAACGTTTAGGTTGGTTCAATGAAAACGAAGTGGATATGGTGGCGAATGAGCTTGGCGTGTCAAAAGAAGATGTCATCGAAATGGAATCCCGTATGACTGGGGCTGATGTCGGCTTTGATTTGCCAACAGATGATGATGACGAAGCTTATGTACCTTCTTTATATTTAGAAGATAAAAGCTCAAACTTTGCGGCAGAGCTTGAAAGTGAAAACTTTGAAGAACAAGCCACAGAAAAATTAGGTACAGCATTAGCTAACCTTGATGAACGTAGCCAAGATATTATCAAAGCACGTTGGTTAGATGATGAGAAAGCAACCCTTCACGATCTTGCAGCAAAATATAATGTGTCTGCAGAACGTATTCGTCAGCTTGAAGCCAACGCATTGAAAAAACTTAAAAGTGCGGTTGATTTCTAA
- a CDS encoding ABC transporter permease, translating into MIKTDKIRKPQPVLLYIIDYLWSGFTGLSVAMMVVALWAWGSAIFGEFMLPAPADVFQKALELLDHFQQNEIGISLWRSVVGITIALVAGLAAGLIAGSFKTAMALLKPVITILLAMPPIIWVVMALFWFGFGNPSVLFTIIVLVAPLTFASAAMGMASVNKQHEELFDAYKLGLWKKIRYLYVPHLTGYVISSIGVAVAMGVKVVIMAELLGANEGVGAQIADARAMLDTSTVMAYVLLVIVFVSLFEYLITKPLEILFMPWRR; encoded by the coding sequence ATGATTAAAACTGACAAAATTCGTAAACCACAACCTGTCCTGTTGTACATCATCGACTATCTCTGGAGCGGTTTTACCGGCTTGAGTGTGGCAATGATGGTAGTTGCCTTGTGGGCTTGGGGCAGTGCGATATTTGGTGAATTTATGCTGCCTGCTCCCGCGGATGTTTTTCAAAAAGCCCTTGAGCTGCTTGACCATTTCCAACAAAACGAAATCGGCATTTCGTTATGGCGTTCCGTGGTAGGCATTACCATTGCATTAGTCGCAGGCTTAGCCGCTGGGCTGATTGCGGGCAGCTTTAAAACCGCTATGGCATTACTCAAACCCGTCATTACGATTTTGTTAGCCATGCCGCCAATTATTTGGGTCGTGATGGCATTATTTTGGTTTGGCTTTGGCAATCCAAGTGTGCTATTTACCATTATCGTATTAGTCGCCCCGCTGACCTTTGCCAGTGCCGCCATGGGTATGGCAAGTGTCAACAAACAACATGAAGAATTGTTTGATGCGTACAAACTCGGATTGTGGAAGAAAATCCGCTATTTGTATGTTCCCCATCTCACAGGCTATGTGATTTCCAGCATTGGCGTCGCGGTTGCGATGGGCGTGAAAGTGGTGATTATGGCAGAGCTTTTGGGTGCCAATGAGGGGGTGGGAGCACAGATTGCCGATGCCAGAGCCATGTTAGACACGTCAACAGTGATGGCTTATGTGCTGTTGGTGATTGTGTTTGTTTCACTCTTTGAATATTTGATTACCAAGCCATTGGAAATCCTGTTTATGCCGTGGAGAAGATAA
- the lpxH gene encoding UDP-2,3-diacylglucosamine diphosphatase, with product MKPIYFIADLHLSETHPELTALFRDFMQNQAQESQAVYILGDLFDFWIGDDETSPLISQVKQLIKNLTEKGIACYFIHGNRDFLVGKKFAQDCGLTLLPDYHCVDLYGVKTLICHGDTLCIDDVKYQQFRRKVHQKWRQRLFLCLPLKVRLKIAEKIRVKSKQDKQYKSLDIMDVNLAFTSQTVKEFGVNRLIHGHTHREAIHQEKGYTRIVLGDWRKDYASILEVTENGYRFI from the coding sequence ATGAAACCCATTTATTTTATTGCAGATCTTCATTTAAGCGAAACGCATCCGGAATTAACCGCACTTTTTCGTGATTTTATGCAAAACCAAGCACAAGAATCGCAAGCGGTTTATATTTTGGGGGATCTTTTTGATTTTTGGATTGGTGACGATGAAACTTCACCTTTAATCTCACAAGTAAAACAGTTGATTAAAAACCTGACAGAAAAGGGCATAGCTTGTTATTTCATTCATGGTAATCGAGATTTTCTCGTCGGGAAAAAATTTGCACAAGATTGTGGTTTAACGTTATTGCCTGACTATCATTGTGTTGATCTTTATGGTGTGAAAACCTTAATTTGTCATGGTGATACCTTATGTATTGATGATGTGAAATATCAACAATTTCGCCGAAAGGTGCATCAAAAATGGCGACAAAGATTGTTTTTATGCTTGCCATTAAAAGTGCGGTTAAAAATTGCAGAGAAAATTCGCGTGAAGAGTAAACAAGATAAGCAATATAAGTCACTGGATATCATGGATGTGAATTTAGCGTTTACGTCGCAAACAGTGAAAGAATTTGGCGTAAATCGATTAATTCACGGTCATACGCATCGAGAAGCCATCCATCAGGAAAAAGGGTACACGCGAATTGTGTTAGGCGATTGGCGAAAGGATTATGCCTCAATTCTGGAAGTAACAGAAAACGGTTATCGGTTTATTTAA
- a CDS encoding MerR family transcriptional regulator, with protein MKIHELSKQSGIHLETIRYYEKMGLMPEPKRLANGYRDYDEASLKQLKFIKTCRVLDFSLAEIKYFNALKTQQSEHCKVDSILAKHLVSVEEKITELTEIKHFLQSLITEDDHQTADCKAMAQLKAY; from the coding sequence ATGAAGATTCATGAACTCAGCAAACAAAGCGGTATTCATTTAGAAACCATTCGCTATTATGAAAAAATGGGGTTAATGCCGGAGCCTAAACGTCTGGCAAATGGTTATCGAGATTATGATGAAGCCAGTTTGAAGCAATTAAAGTTTATTAAAACCTGCCGAGTGTTAGATTTTAGCTTAGCCGAAATTAAATATTTTAATGCGTTGAAAACACAGCAATCTGAACATTGCAAAGTGGATAGCATATTGGCGAAGCATTTGGTTTCAGTCGAAGAAAAAATTACCGAACTGACTGAAATTAAACATTTCCTACAAAGTTTAATTACCGAAGATGATCATCAAACCGCAGATTGTAAAGCCATGGCCCAATTAAAAGCCTATTAA
- a CDS encoding multicopper oxidase domain-containing protein: MLRLSRRQLLKTTAISTALAATPQSVLAASREKLTIPPLMEAKRGRPIILNMEETGYKLDGSHSVSVWGFNGNYLGPTIRIKSGSFAKLNYHNNLPQSIALSIQGLQASGELFGGAAKVLKKGESWAPIIPIEQPAATCWYRSATLANSAYQTYRGIVGMWLIEDDQSLKSQLPHKYGVDDIPLILQDMEFNGDGLQLFKQNQPHFVGNRLLVNGQEAPYLEAPRGWIRLRLLNASLARAYDLRLDNEQEMLLIARDLGFLPQGKAINSLILAPGERAEVLVNLNEGQGVSLISGVKRGFFDKIKNVFSSNNDFADNTVLELRPLGEISAFNKKMNESFNTDATAMLESKIAQERTFELDVTNGLINKQRFDPRRVDVSAKVGTVERWIINSSLPVGFTIQGAKFVIENQDDVNISPTELVWKDTVWVKKKVQILVKFEQPSSNSHPFLFGASNLMLADMGCIGMMVIQ; the protein is encoded by the coding sequence ATGTTGCGTCTTTCTCGTCGCCAATTATTAAAAACTACCGCAATTTCAACCGCACTTGCTGCCACACCTCAATCGGTATTGGCGGCGTCTCGTGAAAAATTAACTATTCCTCCGTTGATGGAAGCGAAACGTGGTCGCCCAATTATTCTTAATATGGAAGAAACCGGCTACAAATTAGATGGTTCCCATAGCGTCAGTGTGTGGGGCTTTAACGGCAATTATCTTGGGCCCACTATTCGCATCAAATCGGGTTCTTTTGCAAAACTCAATTATCACAACAATTTGCCACAAAGTATTGCTCTCTCTATTCAGGGATTACAAGCCAGTGGCGAATTATTTGGTGGCGCCGCAAAAGTCCTCAAAAAAGGGGAATCTTGGGCACCGATTATCCCAATAGAGCAGCCTGCCGCGACTTGCTGGTATCGCTCTGCAACCCTAGCTAACTCGGCTTATCAAACCTATCGCGGTATTGTGGGGATGTGGTTGATTGAAGATGATCAAAGCTTAAAATCTCAGCTACCTCATAAATACGGTGTGGACGATATTCCATTAATCTTACAAGACATGGAATTTAACGGTGACGGATTACAATTATTTAAGCAAAATCAACCGCACTTTGTCGGTAATCGTCTTCTTGTTAATGGGCAAGAAGCGCCTTATCTTGAGGCCCCGCGCGGTTGGATACGTTTACGCTTACTCAATGCCTCATTGGCAAGAGCCTATGATCTCCGTTTAGATAACGAACAAGAGATGTTACTCATTGCAAGAGATTTAGGTTTTTTACCACAAGGTAAAGCGATTAATTCTCTCATTCTAGCACCGGGTGAACGCGCAGAAGTGTTAGTTAATTTAAACGAAGGCCAAGGCGTATCACTTATTTCTGGCGTAAAACGTGGTTTCTTCGACAAAATCAAAAATGTATTCAGTTCTAATAATGATTTTGCCGATAACACCGTTTTAGAACTTCGTCCACTAGGTGAAATCTCTGCATTCAACAAAAAAATGAATGAGTCATTCAATACTGATGCCACGGCTATGCTCGAAAGTAAAATCGCCCAAGAACGCACCTTTGAACTAGATGTGACTAACGGCTTAATTAACAAACAACGTTTTGATCCGCGTCGAGTTGATGTTTCAGCGAAAGTCGGTACTGTCGAACGTTGGATTATCAACAGCTCGTTGCCTGTCGGTTTTACCATTCAGGGTGCAAAATTTGTTATTGAAAATCAAGATGACGTCAATATCAGTCCAACTGAACTTGTTTGGAAAGACACCGTTTGGGTGAAAAAGAAAGTACAAATTTTAGTAAAATTTGAGCAACCTTCATCAAATAGCCATCCTTTTTTATTTGGTGCATCAAATTTGATGTTAGCTGATATGGGGTGTATCGGAATGATGGTTATTCAATAA
- a CDS encoding ABC transporter substrate-binding protein encodes MAMNRRDFLRMSAAFTAAGMLPSLFAATKEQFTIYGAPAMPSVTIAVAAAQGKLAKQADVALEIWRSPDQLRAGVASGQFKVMMSPSNVGVNLRNQGQQVGMVNILTNGITQLMCKSTPITSPQELVGKKILVPFKNDMPDIVLQALLKKLNIDINKVDITYAATPTEAIGLFLLKDFHAAILPEPMASAVVQKAKIVGTEIVRGFDLVKEWGQAFNTKPLIPMAGIIANEEYFHAHKVEFDLLHQDLSDALNWIMANRKSAAEIGANYLPAPEAAIEMGLDGARLTVTKASELKNEIMQFYETLMEFNPKLLGGKLPDDKFFLA; translated from the coding sequence ATGGCAATGAATAGACGTGATTTTTTAAGAATGAGTGCGGCATTTACAGCAGCGGGCATGTTGCCTTCTCTCTTTGCGGCAACGAAAGAACAATTTACCATTTATGGTGCACCAGCGATGCCAAGTGTGACCATTGCAGTGGCGGCAGCGCAAGGTAAATTAGCCAAACAAGCAGATGTCGCATTAGAGATTTGGCGTTCGCCAGATCAATTGCGTGCGGGTGTAGCAAGTGGGCAATTTAAAGTGATGATGAGCCCAAGTAATGTGGGCGTGAATTTACGTAATCAAGGGCAACAAGTTGGCATGGTAAATATTCTCACCAATGGTATTACACAGTTGATGTGTAAAAGTACGCCTATCACTTCACCGCAAGAATTGGTGGGTAAAAAAATCCTTGTGCCATTTAAAAACGATATGCCTGACATCGTATTGCAAGCTTTACTGAAAAAACTAAATATTGATATTAATAAAGTGGATATCACCTATGCCGCCACACCAACGGAAGCGATTGGTTTGTTCTTACTGAAAGATTTCCATGCAGCTATTCTGCCAGAACCGATGGCGAGCGCCGTTGTGCAGAAAGCTAAAATTGTCGGTACGGAGATTGTGCGTGGGTTTGATTTAGTGAAAGAATGGGGACAAGCATTTAATACAAAACCGCTTATTCCAATGGCAGGCATTATTGCCAATGAAGAATACTTCCACGCACACAAGGTGGAGTTTGATCTACTTCACCAAGATTTAAGTGATGCGTTAAACTGGATTATGGCGAACCGCAAAAGTGCGGCTGAAATTGGCGCTAATTATCTGCCAGCACCAGAAGCCGCTATTGAAATGGGCTTAGACGGTGCGCGCTTAACGGTGACCAAAGCCAGTGAACTGAAAAATGAAATCATGCAATTCTATGAAACTTTGATGGAATTCAATCCAAAACTATTAGGTGGTAAATTGCCGGATGATAAATTCTTCTTGGCTTAA
- a CDS encoding NnrS family protein translates to MNNFFTHPMRPFFVGAAILAIVGALSFFISPDDLILHRKIFLEFMLPAAYGGFLTASMLEWTNYKGNLKPIATILAVLLLSGLVLLPFSPQTASFLVAAYWLALLLFCAWLFWLDRNTDNFTLLMLLAAFTVCQTAYAMTDSLKLLRAQVHLNMAAVMFVSIRVSILLGAEALKESTLKDPVFIPNVVYKNIAITFLLLHAAAELWLPAQTTAFTAFAVGFILLAKLRELHHHELLRKHYIRTYYFLQLFAAIGYLWIGINKLIDEPTADPLHMVTLGGILGSMMMIWLTAGLWHSGFTKLDYPKLCRLAVLCLFTAALSRACLMYVDELFFIMIPAILIAIVFVLYLATFVPIFRNNAFTDDPE, encoded by the coding sequence ATGAATAATTTCTTTACCCATCCGATGCGACCCTTTTTTGTTGGGGCTGCCATTCTTGCGATTGTGGGAGCGTTGAGCTTTTTCATCAGTCCCGATGATCTCATTCTACACCGCAAAATTTTCCTAGAATTTATGTTGCCCGCGGCATACGGTGGCTTTCTGACGGCTTCCATGCTTGAGTGGACAAATTACAAAGGTAATTTAAAACCTATTGCGACGATTTTAGCCGTGCTCTTGCTTTCTGGATTGGTGTTATTGCCATTCTCCCCGCAAACTGCCTCGTTTTTAGTGGCGGCTTATTGGCTCGCACTGTTACTCTTTTGTGCTTGGCTGTTTTGGTTGGATCGCAATACCGACAATTTTACTTTACTGATGTTGCTTGCCGCATTTACAGTTTGTCAGACGGCTTACGCCATGACTGATAGTCTGAAATTATTGCGAGCACAGGTGCATTTAAATATGGCAGCAGTGATGTTTGTATCGATTCGAGTCAGCATTCTATTAGGCGCAGAGGCACTGAAAGAAAGTACATTGAAAGATCCCGTATTTATCCCAAATGTCGTGTATAAAAATATCGCGATCACATTCTTGTTGCTTCATGCTGCTGCAGAATTATGGTTGCCTGCGCAAACCACCGCTTTTACTGCCTTTGCAGTTGGCTTTATCTTACTTGCCAAGTTACGCGAATTACATCATCACGAATTGCTACGCAAACATTACATACGTACTTATTATTTCCTTCAACTGTTTGCCGCGATTGGTTATTTGTGGATCGGCATCAATAAATTAATTGATGAACCGACTGCCGATCCATTACACATGGTGACACTCGGCGGCATTCTCGGCAGTATGATGATGATTTGGCTCACTGCAGGATTATGGCATAGTGGCTTTACGAAACTGGATTACCCAAAACTCTGTCGCCTTGCCGTGCTTTGCCTTTTCACGGCGGCACTTTCTCGAGCTTGTTTAATGTATGTGGACGAGCTGTTTTTTATCATGATTCCCGCTATTTTAATTGCCATTGTGTTTGTACTATATCTCGCAACCTTTGTGCCGATATTCCGAAACAATGCCTTTACGGATGATCCTGAATAA
- the folB gene encoding dihydroneopterin aldolase, translating into MDRIFIEELVVFAQIGVYDWEQQIKQKLIFDLEMAWDCQKAAEMDDVQYCLNYAEVSQFILDYVQAKPFLLIERVAYEVAEQLQQRFGISWLRLKLSKPKAVAQANNVGIIVERGELK; encoded by the coding sequence ATGGATCGAATTTTTATTGAAGAATTAGTGGTCTTCGCACAAATTGGCGTGTATGACTGGGAACAGCAAATTAAACAAAAGCTTATTTTTGATTTGGAAATGGCATGGGATTGTCAAAAAGCCGCGGAAATGGATGATGTGCAATACTGTCTCAATTATGCCGAAGTAAGCCAATTTATTTTAGATTATGTTCAAGCTAAGCCATTTTTATTGATTGAGCGAGTGGCTTATGAGGTAGCAGAGCAATTACAGCAACGTTTTGGAATTTCATGGTTACGCCTCAAATTAAGCAAACCCAAAGCGGTTGCTCAAGCAAATAATGTCGGAATTATTGTAGAACGAGGCGAGTTGAAATAA